TTTGCCGATTGTAATCATAAATTCAGCATCATATTGAATCTGGCTATCCGCTAATTCAATTTGCTTTAATTTCCCTGAATCCTCATCAAGATAATACTCTTGTACTTCTCCTAAAAATTGACCTTTTCTCGTCATGACTTTATTCCCTATTAATCTAATGTTATTATTTGCTAGGTTATTAGCAATCGGCATTTCCGCTAGGTCAATAATATGATTCTCGTGTTCGATTGTGACCGCATAATCTCCCACCCCTATGACTTTCTTAAAAGGAACCGCCTTCATTGAAATCTGCCAATTTTCATTTTCAACCGTTAAAAAGTCGACTGATTTTTCATCTGGATTAATAATAAGTGTTTTAATTTTCCCGATCGTTTGTCCGTCTTGAATGCTAATTAGTGGAAGTCCTGTTACTTCAATACTTTTCTTCATCGCTGTATGCACCTACTTTTAAGATTTGCGTTTCATTTCTATTCCATCTAACACGTACAATTACATAACATTACATTATTATATCACTTTACAGTTGTGTCGAAAGATCTTTGTAATACGAAATTTCTTCCATTAGTATTGGGTACTGATTGTACTTTCCTTCTAACTCGTCCATTAACATTCGTACCCCTTGTGCGTCTCGTTTTTTTATATAAAAATCTCTGAGAATGACAGAAACAAGGTAATAATCTTTACTAGATAGTGAACTTTGGCGATACGAGTCGATCATCGTCATAAATTCTTCTTCTGATCGATTTTCTTTAATCCAGTTTAACTCTTCTACCATTAGAGAAAACATATTATCTGGAATTTCTTTTTCAATCGCTGGAGTTAGTTCTTTCTCGTCCTCTTCAATGGTTTCTACATCTCCACTTATAGTAGGTTCTAGCACAGAATCCGATAATTCTTCTAGTTCATCTTTCGTATCGTGTTCTAAAGTGTGAACTTCATTCAAGGATGTCTCTTCTTCTGTTGCTTGCTTGTCGTCTGTTATATCAGCTAACTCGTCAATTAACACATTCTGTTCTAGGTTTGCATCGATCAAGTGTGAAGGTTGCTCTGAATGTGGATCAAGTTCAGTCATATTAACAGATGCATCGTCCTTTTCTGCTTCAAGATCGAGCATCTCTATTGATTCAATTTTTGGTTGATCTTGTGATAACTCCGTTACGACATTCTCACTCTCTTGTTCCTCTGTTAAATCAAAGAGTAATTCG
Above is a genomic segment from Bacillus sp. FJAT-45037 containing:
- a CDS encoding PRC-barrel domain-containing protein; the protein is MKKSIEVTGLPLISIQDGQTIGKIKTLIINPDEKSVDFLTVENENWQISMKAVPFKKVIGVGDYAVTIEHENHIIDLAEMPIANNLANNNIRLIGNKVMTRKGQFLGEVQEYYLDEDSGKLKQIELADSQIQYDAEFMITIGKEMVIVHEDCTKEQNDKDNDTMGLNEQDPASKQSDEEIIKKRQADLLTGKTVTTTIYSEEGELLAEEGTVLTVEEVNQIRAKSRSAFVQLSMNVK